Proteins encoded together in one Plasmodium cynomolgi strain B DNA, chromosome 9, whole genome shotgun sequence window:
- a CDS encoding hypothetical protein (putative) — protein MPCDKCEKKLKKLPTPDVKNSSSRSYGGNKLMEYRNNKQKFNPNRSKCKKCNSQLHFDGKYCSTCAYKLGKCHLCGKTISDNSAHNMSII, from the exons ATGCCATGTGATAAGTGCGAAAAGAAGCTGAAAAAGCTGCCAACCCCGGACGTAAAGAATa GCTCAAGCAGGTCTTATGGAGGGAACAAACTGATGGAGTATAGAAACAACAAGCAAAA GTTTAACCCCAACAGGAGCAAGTGCAAAAAGTGCAACAGCCAACTGCACTTTGACGGAAAATACTGCTCTACATG CGCCTACAAATTGGGCAAATGTCACTTGTGCGGAAAAACCATATCGGACAACTCGGCCCACAACATGTCCATCATCTAG